Proteins encoded within one genomic window of Dyadobacter chenhuakuii:
- a CDS encoding sensor histidine kinase — translation MKIQHKLTLNSSLVFGLVFTVASALIYISFKKSAENIFFAELARTANLTASFYLEEDELSTREYQRIEEKFLNASANQEIRLYDKTGKIHYGKADPDTNITIKILKTIRSNSRYNFKVGDAFYYAIYYRDNQGSFSIIIKAHNPTLQAQEWELINILGIALVIGLVVIVAVSYTLSRLAYEPVRHIIGQVKTIDMTGKRHQLTYPDTKDELEDLFKEFNSMLEKVYQSVQIQKNFISHASHELKSPLASIVGNLEVLLHKDRKIMEYKDVNQQVLKDAERLEKILQNLLVLAGLEQSGPMKNSRERMDEILWEVLDQLAKEYPSTRINLQWNLSEDKQELLLFNCVHTQLYIALYNLIENAAKFSDGKPVEITVSERKAKLHLQIRDRGIGISKEDLLHIAEPFFRGQNVSKTSGSGLGMAISKKILDIHHIDMDIRSEREEGTVISLLF, via the coding sequence ATGAAAATACAGCACAAGCTTACCCTCAATTCCTCACTCGTCTTCGGGCTCGTTTTCACGGTTGCCTCAGCGCTCATTTATATTAGTTTTAAAAAATCAGCAGAGAATATTTTCTTCGCTGAACTCGCGCGGACCGCGAATCTGACGGCTTCATTTTACCTTGAAGAAGACGAATTAAGCACGCGGGAATATCAGCGGATTGAAGAAAAATTCCTGAATGCAAGCGCCAATCAGGAGATCCGTCTGTACGACAAGACCGGCAAGATCCATTACGGCAAAGCCGATCCCGACACCAACATTACGATTAAAATCCTCAAAACGATCCGATCCAACAGCCGCTACAACTTCAAAGTGGGCGATGCTTTTTACTATGCCATTTACTACAGGGATAATCAGGGTTCATTCAGCATCATTATCAAGGCCCATAATCCCACATTGCAGGCGCAGGAATGGGAACTGATTAACATTCTCGGGATTGCATTAGTGATTGGTCTGGTGGTGATCGTTGCAGTGAGTTATACGCTTTCGAGGCTGGCATATGAGCCTGTTCGGCACATTATAGGACAGGTCAAAACGATTGATATGACCGGAAAACGGCATCAGCTTACCTATCCCGATACAAAAGATGAGCTCGAAGATCTTTTCAAGGAATTCAATTCCATGCTCGAAAAGGTTTACCAAAGTGTGCAGATTCAGAAGAATTTCATCAGCCATGCCTCCCATGAATTGAAAAGTCCGCTCGCTTCCATTGTCGGGAACCTGGAAGTGCTTTTGCATAAGGACAGAAAAATTATGGAGTATAAAGACGTGAACCAGCAAGTGCTGAAAGATGCCGAACGGCTCGAAAAAATCCTTCAAAATCTGCTCGTACTCGCTGGTTTGGAACAATCCGGACCGATGAAAAACAGCCGGGAACGTATGGACGAGATCCTATGGGAAGTCCTCGACCAGCTTGCGAAGGAATATCCATCCACCAGGATTAATCTGCAATGGAACCTTTCCGAGGACAAGCAAGAATTGCTCCTTTTTAACTGTGTCCACACGCAGCTTTACATTGCTTTGTATAACCTGATTGAAAATGCTGCCAAGTTTTCGGATGGCAAGCCGGTTGAGATAACTGTCAGTGAAAGAAAGGCAAAGCTGCATTTGCAAATCCGGGATAGGGGCATAGGGATCAGTAAGGAGGACCTTTTGCACATTGCCGAGCCATTTTTCCGGGGTCAGAATGTGAGTAAAACCAGTGGTAGCGGGCTTGGAATGGCCATCTCGAAGAAAATTCTGGACATTCATCACATTGATATGGATATCCGGTCGGAGCGAGAGGAGGGAACGGTTATCAGTCTGCTTTTCTAA
- a CDS encoding response regulator transcription factor — MKILIVEDDVRISHFLQKGLQEEGNHVQVASDGYEARDMIQADPWDLFILDVMLPDIDGLQLTQFIRYKKIDTPVLMLSALGQAEDKIKALDIGADDYLVKPLHFPELLSRIKALRRRYELHYSKDKVIECGGLSVNVDANTIEREKLEIVLSAKEFKLLVFLLENKNRIVTRTQILNVCWNTNTDTFTNVVDVYISYLRTKIDNPFPEKLIKTVKGRGYMISCH; from the coding sequence ATGAAAATACTCATAGTAGAAGACGATGTCAGGATTAGCCACTTCTTGCAAAAAGGTTTGCAGGAAGAAGGAAACCATGTGCAGGTTGCAAGCGATGGTTACGAGGCCCGGGACATGATCCAGGCTGATCCCTGGGATCTGTTTATTTTGGATGTAATGTTGCCCGATATCGATGGATTACAGCTTACCCAGTTCATTCGTTACAAAAAAATTGATACACCGGTTTTGATGCTCAGTGCACTTGGCCAAGCCGAGGATAAGATCAAGGCACTGGATATCGGCGCGGACGACTATCTCGTAAAGCCGCTGCACTTTCCCGAACTCTTATCCCGGATCAAAGCGCTCAGGCGACGTTATGAGCTGCACTATTCCAAAGACAAAGTGATCGAATGCGGTGGTTTGTCCGTCAATGTGGATGCTAACACGATTGAGCGTGAAAAACTGGAAATCGTGCTTTCGGCGAAGGAATTTAAGCTGCTCGTTTTTTTGCTTGAAAACAAAAACCGCATTGTGACGCGCACGCAGATATTGAATGTTTGTTGGAATACGAATACAGACACATTCACAAATGTTGTGGATGTTTACATTTCCTATTTGCGGACCAAAATCGATAATCCGTTTCCTGAAAAGCTCATTAAGACCGTGAAAGGCCGCGGCTACATGATTTCCTGCCATTAA
- a CDS encoding DUF4142 domain-containing protein yields the protein MKKRVLFCLMAALGSAVISCTDHEGVGMVAEADRQFMIKAADGNMFEIKAGEMASMKAVVDSVREYGHHMVMDHGKASDELKALAAKKMVDLPMMLSEAKQKKLDSLASLNGMAFDSTYMMMMVVSHVETIDLFKTEIILGQDEETKSFASGKLPTLHHHLEKAEKLKDWLW from the coding sequence ATGAAAAAGCGCGTACTTTTTTGTTTAATGGCGGCTCTTGGGTCCGCAGTCATTTCTTGTACAGACCACGAAGGGGTTGGTATGGTTGCCGAAGCCGACAGACAGTTCATGATCAAGGCTGCCGATGGGAATATGTTTGAAATCAAAGCCGGTGAAATGGCTTCAATGAAAGCAGTTGTCGATTCTGTGAGAGAATATGGTCATCATATGGTCATGGACCACGGTAAGGCCAGCGACGAATTGAAAGCGCTTGCTGCCAAAAAAATGGTGGATCTGCCAATGATGCTTTCAGAGGCAAAACAGAAAAAATTGGATAGCCTGGCTTCCCTGAACGGAATGGCTTTTGATTCCACTTACATGATGATGATGGTTGTTTCCCACGTAGAAACAATCGATCTCTTCAAAACAGAGATTATTTTAGGCCAGGATGAGGAGACAAAATCCTTCGCGAGCGGCAAGCTGCCCACGCTTCACCACCATCTTGAAAAAGCAGAAAAGCTTAAAGACTGGCTTTGGTAA
- a CDS encoding sialidase family protein, translating into MNIIKFTLIALLICQLVVHAQTPVFMSGAEGYKSFRIPAIVRAPNGDLLAFAEGRVAGSGDFGDIDIVMKRSKDKGKTWSLSQVVAGYDKLQAGNPAPVFDLSDPVFPKGRLFLFFNTGNNHEGEVRKGKGLREVWYITSTDAGATWTEPVNITTQVHKPKMPDLNAAYNFSENWRSYANTPGHGMQLTEGPYKGRIYIAANHSAGDPKPKSADYQAHGFYSDDHGKTFKLSETISFEGSNEATAAEISGGRVMFNARNQQGDVRARIVAISSDGGVKWDTTYFDHNLPDPVCEGSILTIGKNKKQNILAFSNAADTKNRDNLTLRISFDDGKTWTKQYLVDKSKNGERDYTAYSDLVQTGKKSVGVLYELDGYKSIVFKDIKLEY; encoded by the coding sequence ATGAATATCATAAAATTCACCCTCATTGCATTATTGATTTGTCAACTTGTCGTTCACGCGCAGACGCCCGTTTTCATGTCGGGCGCAGAAGGTTACAAGTCATTCAGGATTCCCGCCATTGTACGTGCGCCGAATGGTGACTTGCTCGCATTTGCCGAAGGCCGCGTGGCCGGAAGCGGCGATTTTGGTGACATCGACATTGTGATGAAACGCAGCAAAGACAAAGGCAAAACCTGGTCACTATCACAAGTGGTGGCGGGTTATGACAAGCTGCAAGCCGGAAATCCAGCCCCGGTGTTCGATCTGAGCGATCCGGTTTTTCCGAAAGGGCGGCTGTTTTTATTTTTTAATACAGGCAATAACCACGAAGGCGAAGTCCGCAAGGGCAAAGGACTGCGTGAAGTCTGGTATATAACTTCCACAGACGCGGGCGCAACCTGGACCGAACCTGTGAATATTACTACGCAGGTTCACAAACCCAAAATGCCGGATTTGAATGCGGCTTATAATTTCAGTGAAAACTGGAGAAGCTACGCCAACACGCCCGGTCACGGCATGCAACTTACCGAAGGCCCATATAAGGGAAGGATTTACATTGCCGCCAACCATTCCGCGGGCGATCCAAAGCCAAAAAGTGCAGATTATCAGGCGCATGGCTTTTACAGCGATGATCACGGCAAGACATTCAAGCTCAGCGAAACCATTTCTTTTGAAGGCTCGAATGAAGCTACGGCGGCAGAAATTTCAGGTGGAAGGGTGATGTTCAATGCAAGAAATCAGCAGGGCGATGTGCGTGCGCGCATTGTGGCGATCAGCAGCGATGGCGGCGTGAAATGGGATACCACCTATTTTGACCATAACCTGCCCGATCCCGTTTGCGAAGGAAGCATTCTGACGATTGGCAAAAACAAAAAACAAAACATCCTCGCATTCTCCAACGCAGCCGACACCAAAAACCGTGACAATCTCACGTTAAGGATCAGTTTTGACGATGGGAAAACCTGGACGAAGCAATATCTGGTAGACAAAAGCAAAAACGGCGAAAGGGATTACACTGCCTATTCGGATCTGGTGCAGACGGGGAAGAAAAGTGTAGGGGTCCTATATGAACTCGATGGCTACAAGTCCATTGTATTCAAAGACATTAAACTGGAATATTAA
- a CDS encoding AGE family epimerase/isomerase — MHYTKSELENLGDFYKNQLLNDTLPFWFPRSLDEEFGGYLLMRDHDGTLIDDDKAVWIQGRTAWLLATLYNTVEPRQEWLEGAKSGIEFLNKHCFDTDGRMFFHMARNGEPIRKRRYFFSETFAVIAHAAYAKASGDQEAAEKARSLFGKCIEYATTPGLLEPKFTSTRPAKGIGVPMILMNTAQQLRETIGDPRCDALIDQFIEEIERDFVKDDIQCVMEQVAPDGSIIDHIDGRTLNPGHAIEGAWFILHEAKHRNNDPRLIALGCKMLDYMWERGWDKEFGGIYYFRDVYGRPVQEYWQDMKFWWPHNEVIIATLLAYTLTQDKKYAKWHTLVHDWAYTHFHDQEQGEWFGYLHRDGSVAQTAKGNLFKGPFHLPRQEWYCAQLMQQLVGNTAETNILETEKQNF, encoded by the coding sequence ATGCATTACACAAAATCAGAACTGGAAAACCTGGGGGATTTTTACAAAAATCAGCTGCTGAACGACACGTTGCCGTTCTGGTTCCCGAGGTCGCTGGATGAGGAGTTTGGCGGATATCTCTTAATGCGTGATCACGACGGAACATTGATCGACGACGACAAGGCCGTCTGGATCCAGGGCCGCACGGCATGGCTGCTGGCGACTCTATATAACACCGTGGAGCCGAGGCAGGAATGGCTGGAAGGTGCTAAATCGGGCATTGAGTTTTTAAATAAACATTGTTTTGACACCGACGGGCGCATGTTTTTCCACATGGCGCGCAACGGTGAGCCCATCCGCAAACGCCGCTATTTCTTCTCCGAAACATTCGCCGTCATCGCCCATGCAGCCTACGCAAAAGCCAGCGGCGACCAGGAAGCGGCTGAAAAAGCGCGCAGTCTCTTTGGCAAATGCATTGAATATGCGACCACTCCGGGACTGCTCGAACCGAAGTTCACATCCACGCGCCCGGCCAAGGGAATCGGTGTGCCGATGATCCTTATGAACACCGCCCAGCAACTCCGCGAAACCATTGGCGATCCGCGTTGTGATGCCTTGATCGACCAGTTTATTGAAGAAATAGAAAGGGATTTTGTCAAAGACGACATTCAATGTGTGATGGAGCAAGTGGCGCCGGATGGCAGCATTATCGACCATATCGATGGCCGCACGCTCAATCCGGGGCACGCGATCGAAGGAGCATGGTTTATTTTACACGAAGCCAAACACCGCAATAATGATCCGCGTCTGATCGCGCTGGGCTGTAAAATGCTCGATTATATGTGGGAGCGGGGATGGGATAAGGAGTTTGGAGGCATCTATTATTTCAGGGATGTGTATGGCAGGCCGGTGCAGGAATACTGGCAGGATATGAAGTTCTGGTGGCCTCATAATGAAGTAATTATCGCCACGCTGCTGGCTTATACGCTTACACAGGATAAAAAATATGCGAAATGGCACACCTTGGTGCACGATTGGGCCTACACCCATTTCCACGACCAGGAGCAAGGCGAATGGTTTGGTTACCTGCACCGCGACGGAAGCGTAGCGCAGACGGCCAAAGGTAATTTGTTCAAAGGCCCGTTCCACCTGCCGCGACAGGAATGGTATTGTGCACAGCTAATGCAGCAACTTGTCGGAAATACAGCGGAGACAAACATTTTGGAAACAGAAAAACAGAACTTTTGA